The Pyrus communis chromosome 12, drPyrComm1.1, whole genome shotgun sequence genomic sequence TCCCTTGTCTTTTCAGAAAAGTTCGTTGGGATCTCGTAGCCTTAAAGAAAGGTTATTCCAATGGCGATTGACATGTCCAAGGAGTAGTTTGCTTTCCTTCATGATGCTCATATGGTCTTTGTGGTAGTCGAGGACTAGTATTCTGCGGCAAGGAGAACAAGTGTGACCGGTAGTCGAGGTAAGCAGCCAGTGCAGCATCAATGGTGGAGTCCTCTGGGTCACAGTTGGGtgaatattattttgtattatgctTTTTGCGAGTGCAGTGGTAATGGTGGCATTAGGGTGGTTAGGGATGGGGAAGGGACCTGTCTTGTTATGGTTGCTCCTCTTCAGAGGGGTACTGCTAGTCCTTTTCACGTAGAAGCATATTGGTAGCGTTACGAAGTGTTAACTAGCCATCCTATTGAGCTTTCGTATTTTCATTCAGAAAGTGATGCTTTACAATTGGTGTTTGTTATTTGATGCCACTTCTTCTACAACAATTCACAAAAATTTTACGACATTGTTGGAAAAAAATCACCTTGGagattttagttttctttttcttatgcaAATAATCGCAACTGATTCGGGTTTATGGGAAGTTACTGGGCGAGGGAAAACACAGTAGAAACGTGTAGGTTttagatttgaatttgaatccCACATAGAAACGTGTAGGGAAAACACAGTAGAAACGTGTAGGTTTTAGATTAAGAGGATAAACGTGGGTTTGTGtttatcttttctttcattctttttttaatttgtgtttttcacTTTTTAGTGTTTGACATATTTATCCGgggtttaataaataatttgtatttatttttttttgttttgttatttgtaGAGAGTTATAACCGTAATTTCGTGGAATTCTAGTTAATAAGTAGTGTTTCgttaataatatttataattttttttttcaactaatATTTACagattttgaggagtgttgtgaaaattccaaatttcatatatgtttgaaattttgaaacattttGGTGTCCCTCATcctctaatttatttatttttaataacgTATGATCTACCACACATTATGCTTGTGGTAAATAACAAAAGGTGATATGGATACTAACAATAATGACCACGAGCCTTGTATGTGGTAGCTTACTATATTAACAACGTGGGACTTTGCACGTGgtcattcatttttattttataacgGACTAAGATTTGTCCATGGTAAAAAATGTTATTCACTACTTGCTTATTATACTCGTGataaatttttactttttataacGAGCTTATTAAGCCAGTCGTAGAATTGTGTGGTAGATAAGCTGATGTCTTTTAGTGCATGCACATAGCTCTCAACtacatgtgttttttttttttttttttttctctgcagCCCATGTTGATTGCATGATTTAAACTTTTCTCTCTAACAACATTTTctaatggaaaagaaaagaatcacATTCACAACGGGTGGAAAGTTTGGACGCAAGATTCGGGAACCATAGAGCATTTGCATAACGCTATATAAGTACTGACTATCAACTTTTAGTTAGCATGCATACCACAAAATAAAAGTTCCAAATCGTTTGATCTTTTGCTGGTTCTTAAGCTTGTTACTGAAATGATGTCACCCTTAGTACTTCAGGTGAAACGATTGCAACCGGAACTTATAACTCCGGCAAAGCCAACACCTCGAGAAACAAAGTTTCTCTCAGATATTGACGACCAAGAAGGCTTGAGGTTTCAGCTTCCAATCATAATGTGTTACAAAGACAACTCTTCACTTAATGAAAACCGTAATCCCATTAAAGTGATTAGGGAAGCCATAAGTAAAGCATTAGTGTATTACTACCCTTTAGCTGGCAGGCTTTGGGAAGGGCCTAACAGAATGCTCATGGTCGATTGCAATGGTGAAGGTATCTTGTTTGTCGAGGCTTCTGCTGATGTCACACTTGCGCAACTAGGAGACAAAATTCTACCCCCTTGTCCACTCTTAGAGGAgttcttatttaattttccaGGCTCTGATGGAATTATTGGTTGTCCTTTGCTTCTGGTTCAAGTGAgtcaattaattattaattacatGTTAATTAGTTTTTCGTATTCATATTTGGTCATAGCCATTaattctttacaaaaaaaattgaagtaggTTTAGGGTAAGAGTAGTGTTTTTTGTGTTAAGGTCGCATACATACGCCGGAGATTTTTTGTAAGAAATTAGTGCAATCAACAACATatgaatttttaatgaaaataaggaCATAAACAAGAAAGCACTAACAATATTGTAAATAAGTTGAAGCTTGGTGGCATCGCaactgtttttaactttttcataAAATTGGCAACCTTtttcataaacaaaaatttatcATATTGCCATTACACCCAAACTTGAACTTATCTACGATACTACCATGCCTCTTTGTTCTTATGATTAAAGAAAGTTCATTAGGtggttttgaaaagaaaagattatgagacgctttttgttatttttcgaAACTAATTTTTCTTCGACAATCCTTATGTTTAACACTATATATTGTAAAATTTGTATACACACCGGATCGaggaaattacatttctacatGGTAATAGGTCCTAGGTTTTCTACCAATCTCACATCACCTTTATTGCATAGATTTTCCTTTGCCGTTCTTCTTATAGGTTTTTTGCCTGTCGTCATGTCATCCTCTTCGTCTTCTATCTAAATTTTTCTATCTTCTATAAGCGTTTTGTCAAAATTCCTCTGTATTTAAGGACTCTTTCAAGTAATACAACATGCACAAGACTCTTTTGAAGAGACTCCATCTTTCTTGAATTTTATTCctaatttttatgaaattttggtTTCCTAATTAGATCATCTAATTTAGATAGCTTTTTTGTCTTTTCTTCTAAAGAATTGTTAACTAGCACGAATGTGATGATCGAGAAAAAAAGTCTAGTAACTAACTTTTGCAATATGCAGGTGACCCGTCTTACTTGTGGAGGTTTCATACTTGCATTGCGCCTAAACCACACAATGTGTGATGCACCTGGATTTCTCCAGTTCCTGACCGCCGTTGCGGAGATGGCAAGAGGCGCACATGCACCATCTATTCTACCAGTGTGGGAGAGAGAGCTCTTGTTTGCTCGAAATCCACCAAGAATTACATGTGCTCATCATGAATATGAAGATGTGATTGATCATTCTGATGGCTCATACGCATCCAATAACCAGTCAAACATGGTTCAACGATCGTTCTACTTTGGTGCCAAGGAGATGAGAGTCCTTCGACAACAGATTCCACCCCACCTAATTTCCACTTGCTCCACATTTGACTTGATCACAGCTTGTTTGTGGAAATGTCGCACTCTTGCACTTAAAATTAATCCAAAACAGGTTGTTCGAGTTTCCTGCATTGTCAATGCACGGGGAAAGCACAACAATGTACGTCTTCCCTTGGGATACTATGGCAATGCATTTGCATTTCCAGCTGCAGTTTCAAGGGCTGAACCTCTATGCAAAAATCCACTGGGATATGCTTTGGAGTTGGTGAAGAAGGCTAAAGCTACCATGAATGAAGAATACTTAAGATCAGTGGCAGATCTTTTGGTACTAAGAGGGCGACCTCAATATTCATCGACAGGAAGTAATTTTTTAGTTTCTGATATAACGCGTGTAGGTGTTGGAGATGTCAATTTTGGATGGGGACAGCCGGTATTTGCTGGACCCGCCAAGGCTATGGATTTGATTAGCTTCTACattcaacacaaaaacaacattgaaGATGGAATATTGGTACCAATGTGGTTGCCATTCTCGGCCATGGAGAGATTTCAGCAGGAACTTGAGAGGATTACTTTGGATCCTAAGGAGGATATATGTAACAACATTAGATCAACTAGGATCATGTCAATGATGTAATTGTTAAACGTAATGCACTTCATGTAATGTAGAGTTGTGTCTCTTGGAACTAATCCAAGAGTTATGGCTATTATCAAAAGGTTTGAATGTTATAATAGATAGCCAAGTGTTGTACTAAAAATCTGAAAGCAATAAAGTTAAGTAAATTTCAGTTCCCGTTCAAAACTCATCCTCCATGTATATTCTGTTGTATTCTTCCTTTCTACACTGTAATTGAAAACTCCTGATATTTCCTCCAACAGTAAGAATCAAATTGGTCATTTGTTAGACAATTTAGTAAGATTTCAATGGATTTCTTAAAGAATCATGAAAAGGACAGAAAGTCTGAGCCTTAATTTCCTCAAACCAATAAGTGCAAAATGACATATATGTGATCGAGAACACAAAAGTAAACTAATCACACACAATGATAGGAGCCTTGCGTACTGGAGAAGCATATGGAGAAACAATTGCAAGCACTCAAATATTCTTCCCACCTACACgtaatttagggttttgagaTCTCCTTGGCTCGTTCATTCTAGGTAAAATTTTCAGCCCTATTTGTATTAAAAGTTTGTTGAATTCGAATTGAGTTGAGActcaaattaaagtaaaaatcaATACTCGTGGGAACGACTTCATACTTGTGTTTCACCGGCCGGTTCAAGTAGAGCTTAAGCGACCTACCAAACCGAAAACATAGTAAAGTAAATTACAATGTTCACACAAAATTCAACAACAAGAAGGTCACAAGCCCAAGAATAAAAAAGTCCATGTTGCCAAGCCGTCAAATCCAAAATGAAAAGAGGGAAGCAAAGCAATTTTTGCATATGAAATTTCAAGCAAGTAAACAGACTGAGGAAAAACAGGGAATGTACATGCCCATCGAGGATCTACATAAAAAGTTCCATGTAGTTTGTTAGTCCCTAGTCATTTCAGAAAAGTTCGTTGCGATCTCGTAGCCTTAAAGAAAGGCTATTCCAATGGCGATTGACATGTCCAAGGAGGAGTAGTTTGCTTTCCTTCATGATGCTCATATGGTCTTTGTGGTAGTCGAGGACTAGTATTATGCGGCAAGGACAACATGTGTGACCGGTAGTTGAGGTAAGCAGCCAGTGCAGCATCAATGGTGGAGTCCTCTGGGTCAAAGTTGGGtgaatattattttgtattatactTTTTGCGAGTGCAGTGGTAATGGTGGCATTAGGGTGGTTAGGGATGGGGAAGGGACCTGTCTTGTCACGGTTGCTACTCTTCAGAGGGCATATTGGTAGCGTTACGAAGTGTTCAACTAGCCATCCTATTGAGCTTACGTATTTTCATTCAGAAAGGGATGCTTTACAAAAAGTTTATGCCATATTGAAATTCTGTATACAAAAAATTTAGCAACGTCGATGCTACTTCTTCTACAACAATTCACGAAAGATAAATACTGTTAATAAGAATTTTCATTGCCAcaatcaattaaataaaatcaacaatatatTGAATACTTATCTATTAGGGAGTAGAAATCGCTCTCTACCAATGTTTCATTAGAACAACACTATAAGTTGAGGCCATTTAGACACTATCTTTATAAGAGTGGATTTCGTCTCTCAAAAATAATGTCTCAGTGTAGCAAGTTACAACGTACTACCTTTGACCTTAGTTTGCACACTTGCAATACTTGAGTCCGACTAATAGTACTATTCTTTTATTTGGTAAATAGAAATTAGGGCAATTAGCATAAATAATCACTTTTTGACATTTGGTTGCAAAAAAGATCATTTTTTAATATCGATGACTTATTAATCACATATAGACCACACAATGATGACATAACGACACCTAATCATTTCTGCagccaaatgtcaaaaagaGATTATTCCTGCTAATTTCTCGAGAAATTAAACGATATACTAGCTAATGACGGGTCAATAGAGGAAAGGACAGGTACTACTTTACCAACAACTGTTAAGGGATTCATATGGAAGATTAAAATGTATTACACGTTGAagcattaaataaaataaaataatggaaAGGATCAACTAGGAATACATTGTTGTGCACCTTTGTGAGGATCAATAATTTGCCATGTAGATGAGAGGAAACAAAAGCCTACACAAGACTGTATTTTGAAATACCGCAAGGAGGAAGGCAGGATCAATTCTCCGACTCCCTCTCTGCTTCCTCTATTGTTGATAGCCACCGTCTCCTCACGCTTTGCATTGGGGCTCGCAATTCAAATTATGAATCTGAATTTGACCTCTTCTTGGAAGAATAGTGAATGTCTTTCCTTACAActcaattataaataaattgcaaaaatgtaaacattccaacaaaatTAATCAGTTAATCATTATAACCAAGCATTTTGGCCTCAAATTGAAATCTATACTTCTTTCCCCAAGATATAGAGCAAGGAGATTGGGGTAAAGGTGAATATGTAAGACATATTCTGAAAAACACAACAATAAGACATTTGGGTTGCAAATTGAATAAACCAAatgaatacaaaaaataaaaattttgactaTCTCTTGAATTCGAAACATGATTGGGATTGATCTCATAATTATCTTCTACTCTGTACAATTTAAATGCTCTTGCTAGTGAAAATCCTTTTCCTAGGGATCCTTGGTATCCCGTGATCATgatcgttcatcatacatcatgcggtcaatttttgttaggtaatattcatatttaattttaaatgttgaaatgatttatgaccaCACGACGTACGATGAACAGTCACGATCACATGATCCCTAAGATCCCTAGGAAAAGATCCAACGAGGATCATTTTCCGAACTTAAAGTGCTTTATGGATGCTAAGTTTATACAAAATAATTGGGTAAAGTATAAAAACctatctcaactattggtgtcagaACATTTTcgtacctcatcttttaaaattgacaatgtcatacctcatctttagaatttggtccaatgttataccttccgttacttggccgtttacttttcagttaaatgctaacgtggcttgattcggggcccactttctattaaaaaatcattaaaatattattgaaaactaaaaaaaaagatatttaatatttttaaaatattaaaataataataaaaagtaaaaaaataaaataaaataaaaataacccTCAGTTCGTCCCtctccccctcctctctcttctccccatcttcatcttcttccgccccccccccccccccaacctgcaaaccccaaaaaaaaaaatatttgaaagcCCATCAACCCCCCCTTGGGGacgaaggagaaggaggaagaagaagaagaagaggaaaaaaaggaggagaaggaaggaaaaaaaaaatccccccccccccggcgtggaaggagaagaaggaaaaggagaaggagaaggaagaagaagaagatgaggaagaaaaaaaatatatatttttgaaaacccatcaaccccccctatggaacaagaagaagaaggagaaggtgaaggagaaggaggaagaagaagaaggagaaggagaaggagaaggagaagaagaagaggaagaaattttttttttttttgaaaaccatcAACCCGCAaggaaagaaggagaaggagatggaggaagaaaaaaaagaagaggaagaaaaaaaaaatttgaaaaccatcAACCCCCCCtcccaaatttctttttttgaaaaccatcaaccccccacccccctgcggaagaaggagaaggagaaggagaaggagaagaagaagaggaaaaccatcaaacccaaacccaccactctcatccattctccacatcctcttccgcacccatcctccaccttctctgcGCACCCATCTTCCTGCCAACGggatctaggtttttttttttttttttttttttttttctgggttgcaggaaggagaagagggggtggggagggggaaactgagtgtgggtgtgggggaagacaaattggattttttttttttttttttttttttttttttggggttttttgggGGTTTGCAGgttggggaagaagatgaagatgggcagaagagaaaggagggggggagggggaggggagggacgaaatgagggttttttttttttttattattattttaatatttcaaaaatattaaataattttttttttttttagattttaataatattttaatgatttttttttaataaaaagtgggtcccgaatcaagccacatcagcatttaactgaaataTAAACGGCCAAATaatggaaggtataacattggaccaaattctaaagatgaggtatgacattgtcaattttaaaagataaggtatgaaagtgtcgtgacaccaatagttgaggtagttttttgtactttacccaaaataATTTAACAATTGTCTTCTACAGAAAgtgccttttcttttttttttcaaagtatatAGAAATTAGTGcgtatttaataaaattttcaaaggcAAGTACAACcccacatattttacaaaattacaacttTTGCTCCTACGTTATTGTCTTTGACAGTTATTATATCACACTACATACCATATcctttttagttatttaacaCATTCACAACAATTTGtataaaattttacaaaatattcatacactgttttttttttttttttttgttaaaagcacttttacaaaataataataataataataataataaaataaaaattaccaaacacccaacaactttattttacaactgTTTATTCTGATAGGACAGCAGaatcacattttttttagaaagcACAGGAATACCAAACGAACCTAAAgtattgccacttagtactacgtgAGCCATCAGAATGATCAATCACATCTTCATATTCATGATGAGCACATGTAATTATTGGTGGATCTCGAGCGAacaaaagctctctctctcacactggTAGAATAGATGGTGCATGTGCGCCTCTTGCCATCTCCGCAACAGCGTTCAAGAACAGACGCCCTCCAGGTCCATCACACATTGTGTGGTTTAGGCGCAATGCAAGTATGAAACCTCCACATGTAAGACGGGTCACCTGCATATTGCAAAATTAGTTACTAGACTTTTTTCTTGGTCATCATATTCCATCACACATTGTGTGGTTTAGGCGCAATGCAAGTATGAAACCTCCACATGTAAGACGGGTCACCTGCATATTGCAAAATTAGTTACTAGATTTTTTTCTTGGTCATCATATTCGTgctagtttaaaaaaaaaaaaaaaaaaaaaaaacccatctaaATTAGATGATCTAATTAggaaacaaaaaattcataaaaagttAGGAATAAAATTCAAGAAAGATGAAATCTCTTTAAAAGAGTCTTGTGCCTGTTGTAGTTACTTGAAAGAGTCTTTAAATACAGAGTAATTTATACAAAACACTTACGGAAGATGGAAAAATTAGATAGAAGAGAAAGAGGATGACATGACGACAGGCAAAAAACCTAGAAGAACGGCAAAGGAAAACCTGCACAATAAAGGTGGTGTGAGTCATAGAAAACCTAGGACCTATTAGGCAGATATCATGTAGAAATATAATTTCCTCGATTCAGTGTGTATACAAATTTTACAATATATAGGGTTAAACATAAGGACTGTCgaagaaaaattagtttaaaaaaataatgaaaagtgTCTCATAATCTTTTCTTCCCAAAACCACCTAATGAACTTTCTTTAGTCATAAGAACAAAGAGGCGTGGTAGTATCGTAGATAAGTTCAAGTTTGGGTGTGGTGGCAGTATgataaatttttgtttataGAAAGTGTTGccaattttatgaaaaaaagttAAGAACAGTTGCGGTGCCACCAAACTTCAACTTATTTACAATATTGTTAGCACTTTCTTGTTTATGTCCTTATTtgtcataaaaaatttcatatgcTTTTGATTGCACAAATTTCTTACAAAAAAAGTCCAACGTGTGTATGCAACCTTATGCAAAAAACACTACTCTTACCCTTAAcctacttcaattttttttgtaaagaattAATGGCTATGACCaaatatgaatatgaaaaactaattaacatgtaattaataattaactgACTCACTGAACCAGTAGCAAAGGACAACCAATTATTCCATCAGAGCCTGGGAATTAAATAAGAACTCCTCTAAGAGTGGACAAGGGGGTAGAATTTTTGTCTCCTAGTTGCTCAATTGTGACATCAGTAGAACCCTCGACGAACAAGATACCTTCACCCTTGCAATCGACCATGAGCTTTCTGTTAGGCCCTTCCCTAAGCCTACCAGCTAAAGGGTAGTAATACACTAATGCTCTACTTAAGGACTCCCTAATCGTCTTAACGGGATTACGATTTTCATTAAGTGAAGTGTTGTCTTTGTAACACAATATGACTGGAAGCTGAAACCTCAAGCCTTCTTGATCGTCAATATCTGAGAGAAACTCTGTTTCTCGAGGCATTGGCTTTGCCGGAGTTATAAGTTCCGGCTACAATCGTTTCAC encodes the following:
- the LOC137711450 gene encoding alcohol acyl transferase 1 allele GSa-like → MMSPLVLQVKRLQPELITPAKPTPRETKFLSDIDDQEGLRFQLPIIMCYKDNSSLNENRNPIKVIREAISKALVYYYPLAGRLWEGPNRMLMVDCNGEGILFVEASADVTLAQLGDKILPPCPLLEEFLFNFPGSDGIIGCPLLLVQVTRLTCGGFILALRLNHTMCDAPGFLQFLTAVAEMARGAHAPSILPVWERELLFARNPPRITCAHHEYEDVIDHSDGSYASNNQSNMVQRSFYFGAKEMRVLRQQIPPHLISTCSTFDLITACLWKCRTLALKINPKQVVRVSCIVNARGKHNNVRLPLGYYGNAFAFPAAVSRAEPLCKNPLGYALELVKKAKATMNEEYLRSVADLLVLRGRPQYSSTGSNFLVSDITRVGVGDVNFGWGQPVFAGPAKAMDLISFYIQHKNNIEDGILVPMWLPFSAMERFQQELERITLDPKEDICNNIRSTRIMSMM
- the LOC137711267 gene encoding alcohol acyl transferase 1 allele GSa-like, yielding MPRETEFLSDIDDQEGLRFQLPVILCYKDNTSLNENRNPVKTIRESLSRALVYYYPLAGRLREGPNRKLMVDCKGEGILFVEGSTDVTIEQLGDKNSTPLSTLRGVLI